Proteins encoded together in one Pseudoalteromonas xiamenensis window:
- a CDS encoding NAD-dependent succinate-semialdehyde dehydrogenase — MDKIISRFEGGWQQPESAQAGHFAVYDPATQEVIARVEETVLDSLAKVVVNAQTGLAALRQKTATQRAQILRTWYELIVENRDVLAELVTRESGKPLSESLAEVDYAAGFVIWYGEEAKRAYGQIIPATAINQKVSTIKQPVGVVFGITPWNFPLAMITRKVAPAYAAGCSFILKPSETTPLSAIALHHLALEAGFEVQDWQLVHTQEPKALASYFCGSAAVQKITFTGSTQVGRSLMEQGASTIKRLSLELGGNAPFIVFASADVDAAVEGLIAAKYRNAGQTCIAANRVFVESACYEEFLTKLTAKVATLKQGNGLQSGIALGPLINAKAKERVTSVVNEALIAGATLHYQAKDLGGNFYPATILTEVKAEMAVANQELFGPIIAIQQFTTEDEVIAFANNVPEGLASYFYSSHAGQIERVGNALQCGMVGINTGAISNPAAPFGGMKQSGLGREGAQIGLDEYLEVKYLCQTF; from the coding sequence ATGGATAAAATCATATCTCGTTTTGAAGGTGGTTGGCAGCAACCTGAGTCAGCACAAGCAGGCCACTTTGCCGTGTACGATCCTGCCACTCAAGAAGTCATTGCCCGTGTTGAGGAAACTGTACTGGATTCATTAGCGAAAGTGGTCGTTAATGCACAAACTGGGTTAGCCGCTCTTCGTCAGAAAACGGCAACTCAACGAGCACAAATTTTGCGAACCTGGTATGAGTTGATTGTTGAAAATCGCGATGTGTTAGCTGAACTTGTAACACGAGAAAGTGGTAAACCTTTGAGTGAATCGCTCGCCGAAGTGGATTACGCAGCAGGCTTTGTAATTTGGTACGGTGAAGAAGCGAAACGAGCTTACGGACAAATCATTCCCGCGACAGCCATTAATCAGAAAGTCTCCACGATTAAACAGCCTGTTGGGGTGGTGTTTGGTATTACACCATGGAATTTCCCACTGGCGATGATCACGCGTAAAGTCGCCCCAGCCTATGCCGCAGGATGTAGTTTTATTTTAAAACCGTCGGAAACCACGCCGCTTAGCGCTATTGCGCTACATCATCTTGCACTTGAAGCAGGTTTCGAAGTGCAAGATTGGCAACTGGTCCATACACAAGAACCGAAAGCCCTCGCGTCCTATTTCTGCGGTTCAGCAGCGGTGCAGAAAATTACGTTTACTGGCTCAACTCAAGTGGGCAGAAGCTTAATGGAGCAGGGGGCATCGACGATTAAACGCTTGTCTCTAGAACTTGGTGGTAATGCGCCGTTTATTGTTTTTGCGTCCGCGGATGTAGATGCTGCCGTGGAGGGGTTGATAGCTGCAAAGTACCGTAATGCGGGGCAAACCTGTATTGCAGCGAATCGCGTGTTTGTTGAATCGGCTTGTTATGAGGAATTTTTGACGAAATTAACGGCCAAAGTAGCGACACTCAAACAAGGAAATGGTCTGCAATCGGGTATTGCCTTAGGGCCTCTCATTAATGCGAAAGCAAAAGAACGCGTAACTTCGGTTGTAAACGAGGCGCTTATTGCGGGGGCTACTTTGCATTATCAAGCGAAAGATTTGGGTGGGAATTTCTATCCGGCCACTATTTTGACTGAAGTTAAGGCTGAGATGGCGGTGGCGAATCAAGAGTTGTTCGGCCCGATTATCGCCATTCAGCAGTTTACGACTGAGGATGAAGTCATCGCCTTCGCTAACAACGTGCCGGAAGGTTTAGCGAGCTATTTCTACAGTTCGCATGCCGGGCAAATTGAACGTGTGGGCAATGCCCTGCAGTGTGGGATGGTTGGCATAAACACGGGGGCAATATCCAATCCCGCCGCGCCTTTTGGGGGGATGAAGCAATCAGGTTTGGGTCGTGAAGGTGCGCAGATTGGATTGGATGAATATTTGGAAGTGAAATACCTTTGCCAAACTTTTTGA
- the pnuC gene encoding nicotinamide riboside transporter PnuC, whose product MSEFFSQTLTGFTAMSHWEYIAVFFSVVYLLFAIKENSWCWPAAFASTLIYTLLYWNGALLMESLLNVYYMVMAIVGWYWWKNPKQQAPLEIQSWSLEKHTVVIVCTGVATLVFGYFMDNYTRAEMAYLDSFTTCFAIVTTYLVAQKVLENWLYWVVIDAASMYLYYAKGYYPTLALFVFYTLMAMWGFKTWYEELEQRTGKKLVEL is encoded by the coding sequence ATGAGTGAGTTTTTTTCACAGACATTAACTGGCTTTACAGCGATGTCGCATTGGGAATACATCGCGGTGTTTTTTTCAGTTGTTTATTTGCTGTTCGCAATTAAAGAAAACAGTTGGTGTTGGCCTGCGGCGTTTGCCAGCACATTGATTTATACCTTGTTGTACTGGAATGGGGCGCTTCTGATGGAATCGCTGCTCAATGTGTATTATATGGTAATGGCCATTGTGGGATGGTATTGGTGGAAAAATCCCAAGCAACAAGCGCCGTTAGAGATCCAGTCATGGTCACTTGAAAAGCATACCGTGGTGATCGTGTGCACCGGTGTTGCAACATTGGTGTTTGGTTATTTTATGGATAACTATACGCGTGCAGAGATGGCCTACTTGGATAGCTTTACAACCTGCTTTGCCATTGTGACAACCTATCTCGTGGCTCAAAAAGTGTTGGAAAATTGGCTTTACTGGGTCGTGATTGATGCCGCTTCAATGTACTTATACTACGCAAAAGGGTATTACCCTACTTTGGCGCTCTTTGTCTTCTATACATTAATGGCAATGTGGGGGTTCAAAACGTGGTATGAAGAACTGGAACAGCGCACAGGAAAGAAACTTGTTGAATTGTGA
- the rimK gene encoding 30S ribosomal protein S6--L-glutamate ligase: MKIGVLSRNKSLYSTKRLIEAAQQRGHEVEVIDALRCYMNINSDKPEIHYQGEELTNFDAVIPRIGASVTFYGCAVLRQFESMDVYTPNGSVAITRSRDKLRSLQVLSKRGVGMPITGFASKPDDVKDLLTMVGGAPVVIKLLEGTQGIGVVLAETRKAAESVIEAFMGLKANIMVQEYIKEAGGADIRCFVIGDKVIASMKRQAQEGEFRSNLHRGGSAALVRITPEERRTAVKAAKAMGLGVAGVDLLRSERGPLVMEVNSSPGLEGIETATGKDIAGMIIDYIDKTLQQRKGSTRAEG, from the coding sequence ATGAAGATAGGTGTGCTCTCACGCAACAAATCCCTATATTCAACCAAACGATTAATCGAAGCGGCGCAACAACGTGGTCACGAAGTGGAAGTGATCGATGCACTTCGTTGTTACATGAACATTAATTCGGATAAACCTGAGATTCATTACCAAGGTGAAGAATTAACGAATTTTGATGCAGTTATTCCACGCATCGGCGCATCGGTGACATTCTATGGCTGTGCGGTTTTGCGTCAGTTTGAATCCATGGATGTGTATACGCCGAATGGCTCAGTCGCGATTACACGCTCTCGCGATAAATTACGTTCGCTACAGGTGTTGTCAAAGCGCGGCGTAGGCATGCCAATTACTGGATTCGCGAGCAAGCCTGATGACGTTAAAGATCTTTTAACGATGGTCGGTGGTGCGCCGGTGGTCATTAAATTACTTGAAGGTACGCAAGGCATTGGTGTGGTGCTTGCGGAAACGCGCAAAGCGGCAGAGAGCGTAATTGAAGCGTTTATGGGCCTTAAAGCTAACATCATGGTGCAAGAGTATATTAAAGAAGCAGGTGGCGCGGACATTCGTTGTTTTGTCATTGGCGACAAAGTGATTGCATCAATGAAGCGTCAAGCGCAAGAAGGTGAGTTCCGTTCTAATCTACACCGTGGTGGTTCGGCTGCGCTGGTACGTATTACGCCTGAAGAGCGTCGAACGGCGGTTAAAGCCGCAAAAGCAATGGGCCTTGGCGTTGCAGGTGTTGATTTACTGCGTTCAGAGCGTGGACCATTGGTTATGGAGGTTAACTCTTCACCTGGTCTTGAAGGTATAGAAACGGCAACAGGCAAAGACATTGCGGGTATGATCATCGACTACATTGATAAAACGCTTCAACAACGCAAAGGGTCGACTCGTGCCGAGGGGTAA
- a CDS encoding phosphotransferase enzyme family protein — MSNLPLAVELAGLFGLSEQGLKLNPIGNGHINTTMLLRDKEQALVVQKLNTDVFPDPEQLVNNARLIEKHLSEKAENALYSLEIIKHLPTTQGEFLADINGEKWRALEFIGGSFSEEVVKSAEQAEIAASAFGQFAAALQDFDAKQLFPVIPNFHNLAMRVELFKDKVAKDVVGRVVTAQNEIAFCFDQFGLADELANLRNVPLRPCHNDTKINNMLFCTETEVAKAVIDLDTCMPGYWLCDFGDMVRTCCSPEAEDSTNLENVKVREDIFHALVKGYAKPLAPFITNDELQSFWLGAKVLPFMIGLRFLTDYLDGDNYFSTKYAEHNLVRARNQFALYQDVCRQESVLKSMLEAI, encoded by the coding sequence ATGAGTAATTTACCCCTCGCTGTAGAACTTGCCGGCCTGTTTGGGCTTTCTGAGCAAGGTCTAAAATTAAACCCTATCGGTAATGGTCATATCAATACAACAATGTTACTTCGTGACAAAGAACAGGCTTTGGTCGTGCAGAAGTTGAATACGGACGTATTTCCAGATCCGGAACAGCTGGTGAATAATGCTCGTTTGATTGAAAAGCACCTATCAGAAAAAGCAGAAAACGCGCTTTATTCGCTGGAGATAATCAAACATCTCCCAACCACACAAGGCGAGTTTCTTGCGGATATAAATGGTGAAAAATGGCGTGCTCTCGAATTTATCGGGGGGAGTTTTAGCGAAGAAGTCGTGAAAAGCGCCGAGCAAGCAGAAATTGCAGCAAGTGCGTTTGGGCAGTTTGCTGCTGCACTACAAGACTTTGATGCCAAGCAATTGTTTCCTGTTATCCCTAATTTTCACAATTTGGCGATGCGTGTTGAATTGTTTAAAGACAAAGTGGCAAAGGACGTGGTTGGTCGTGTTGTCACCGCGCAAAATGAAATCGCATTTTGTTTTGATCAATTTGGTTTAGCGGATGAGTTGGCCAATTTACGCAATGTGCCGTTACGTCCATGTCATAACGATACGAAAATCAACAATATGCTTTTCTGTACTGAAACAGAAGTCGCCAAAGCGGTGATTGATCTAGATACGTGTATGCCGGGATACTGGTTGTGCGATTTCGGCGACATGGTACGCACATGCTGCTCACCCGAAGCGGAAGACTCTACAAACTTAGAGAACGTTAAGGTACGAGAAGATATCTTTCATGCACTTGTGAAGGGCTATGCGAAGCCTCTTGCGCCATTTATTACAAATGATGAACTACAGAGTTTTTGGCTCGGTGCGAAAGTGTTGCCGTTTATGATTGGTTTGCGTTTTTTGACGGACTACCTCGACGGAGATAACTATTTTTCGACTAAGTACGCCGAGCATAACTTGGTGCGAGCCCGTAACCAATTTGCGTTATACCAAGACGTGTGTCGCCAAGAATCGGTCTTAAAATCGATGCTGGAAGCGATTTAA
- a CDS encoding nucleotidyltransferase family protein, with the protein MTDPVSVSLFILAGGFGSRFGGDKQIAELPHFRKTIMELNTLDAYQAGIRKVVLIINDKVETVIREVILPRLPNDLEVVLVNQRIANVPKGFELKAQTREKPWGTGHALWCARNQIIGPSVLITADDYYGDDAFSQIVAHFAKRSAQCAMVAYPLEHTLSESGGVNRGICQVKEGLLELVVEHLDIAVYAGQLTGRTDADARVLLDSSAPSSMTFWGLTPAIIPCLEAGFGEFMEKYDTDVKKEYYLPDCIQQAIIANHIEVAVYTATQPWFGMTYQQELERISEKIYESRQGRYSNCPASDIKE; encoded by the coding sequence ATGACTGATCCTGTCTCTGTTTCGTTGTTTATTCTAGCCGGTGGTTTTGGGAGTCGCTTTGGTGGCGATAAGCAAATCGCCGAACTGCCTCATTTTCGTAAAACGATTATGGAGCTCAATACGCTAGACGCGTATCAAGCGGGGATCCGCAAAGTGGTACTTATCATTAATGACAAAGTTGAAACAGTGATCAGAGAGGTGATTCTGCCGAGGCTTCCCAACGATCTTGAGGTTGTCCTAGTCAATCAGCGTATAGCAAACGTACCAAAAGGGTTTGAGCTTAAAGCTCAAACGCGAGAGAAACCGTGGGGCACAGGTCACGCGCTTTGGTGCGCTAGAAACCAAATAATTGGACCCAGTGTGTTAATCACCGCGGATGATTACTATGGTGATGATGCATTTTCACAGATTGTCGCGCATTTTGCCAAAAGGTCCGCGCAGTGCGCTATGGTTGCTTATCCACTGGAACACACATTGTCAGAGTCGGGTGGAGTGAATCGAGGTATTTGTCAGGTGAAAGAAGGGTTACTCGAACTCGTTGTAGAGCACTTAGACATTGCCGTTTATGCTGGGCAACTAACGGGGCGCACAGATGCAGACGCGAGAGTCCTGCTTGATAGTAGCGCACCATCATCAATGACGTTTTGGGGTTTAACACCAGCCATTATTCCTTGTTTGGAGGCGGGGTTTGGCGAATTTATGGAAAAGTATGACACCGATGTCAAAAAAGAGTACTATTTGCCCGATTGCATCCAGCAAGCAATCATTGCTAACCACATTGAGGTTGCAGTATATACTGCAACTCAGCCTTGGTTTGGTATGACTTACCAACAAGAATTAGAACGCATTTCGGAAAAGATTTATGAATCACGTCAGGGACGCTATTCAAACTGCCCAGCCAGTGACATCAAAGAGTAG
- a CDS encoding phosphotransferase, which produces MLNCDQLLGLATTLLKIDSTNVACSLSRLAKGLNNNNYLLVVGKARYLVKEYRAHMPVDALFQQQRLSLKNITTNPIAWHTKAQVAVFDYWPGQVYRGQEWTRFLPLLRDVHQSFRPKKHSKQDWSIDLTQEFQRIVFNDESESKAVVQALLRLNDFPDYTAYCHNDLVIENLLCDGESLRIIDFEFAGFNDVYFDLAALAVSLQLAESEAMRMLRAYHEFDTSSPQANEEKLKVYRYLYIVLCKHWYLTRGYTREATQLDMQLHLWS; this is translated from the coding sequence TTGTTGAATTGTGACCAATTGCTTGGTTTGGCGACGACGTTATTAAAAATTGATTCGACGAATGTAGCCTGTTCGCTTAGCCGTTTAGCAAAAGGGTTGAACAATAACAATTACTTGCTTGTTGTGGGTAAAGCTCGTTATTTAGTGAAAGAGTATCGAGCTCATATGCCGGTTGACGCGCTGTTTCAACAGCAACGTCTTTCCTTGAAAAACATCACCACTAATCCCATTGCGTGGCATACGAAAGCCCAAGTTGCTGTCTTTGATTATTGGCCAGGACAAGTCTATCGCGGCCAAGAGTGGACTCGGTTTCTACCACTGCTTCGAGACGTTCATCAGAGTTTTCGACCAAAAAAGCATTCTAAGCAAGATTGGAGTATCGACTTAACACAAGAGTTTCAACGTATAGTGTTTAACGATGAAAGTGAAAGTAAGGCTGTGGTTCAGGCGCTTTTACGCTTAAATGACTTTCCAGATTATACCGCGTATTGCCACAACGATTTAGTCATTGAAAATTTACTGTGCGATGGTGAGTCTCTGCGAATTATTGATTTCGAATTTGCGGGGTTTAATGATGTGTATTTTGATTTGGCGGCGTTGGCAGTGAGTCTACAATTGGCCGAGAGTGAAGCGATGCGTATGCTGCGGGCTTATCACGAATTCGATACCAGTTCGCCACAAGCAAATGAAGAAAAACTCAAAGTTTATCGTTATTTATATATTGTGCTGTGTAAACATTGGTATTTGACTCGAGGCTACACAAGGGAAGCCACACAATTAGACATGCAGCTTCACTTGTGGTCGTAA
- a CDS encoding ATP-dependent zinc protease family protein, giving the protein MAEQFQVGWREWLALPELGLDRIKAKIDTGARTSCLHAFEVTPFKKNGEQWVEFWIHPHQNDTETTLRCEAKVKDSRVVTDSGGHRERRFVIESMLEIADHRWLIEITLTNRDSMKFRMLLGRTAMNGRIIVDPAASFLTGQ; this is encoded by the coding sequence ATGGCAGAACAGTTTCAAGTAGGATGGCGCGAGTGGCTGGCATTGCCAGAACTGGGCCTCGACCGTATTAAAGCAAAAATCGATACGGGAGCACGGACGTCTTGTTTACATGCTTTCGAAGTTACACCGTTTAAAAAAAATGGCGAGCAATGGGTGGAATTTTGGATTCATCCACATCAAAACGACACAGAAACAACGTTACGTTGTGAAGCTAAAGTGAAAGACAGCCGTGTAGTAACGGATTCGGGTGGACACAGAGAACGACGTTTTGTTATCGAGTCGATGTTGGAAATTGCCGATCATCGTTGGCTTATCGAAATCACGCTAACAAATCGAGACTCAATGAAATTTAGAATGTTGCTTGGGCGCACGGCGATGAATGGCCGAATAATTGTAGACCCAGCAGCATCATTTTTAACCGGACAATAG
- a CDS encoding helix-turn-helix domain-containing protein, producing the protein MSLMTTEQVAEFLGVKVERVRRLARENLLVAKGQDDEGEPTFDKTDVEKYKELAQRLGGI; encoded by the coding sequence ATGTCACTAATGACTACAGAACAAGTTGCAGAATTTTTAGGAGTGAAGGTTGAGCGTGTAAGACGTCTTGCTCGTGAAAATCTGTTGGTTGCGAAAGGCCAGGATGACGAAGGCGAACCAACCTTCGACAAAACGGACGTTGAAAAATATAAAGAGTTAGCACAACGTTTAGGCGGTATCTAA
- a CDS encoding succinylglutamate desuccinylase/aspartoacylase family protein, which produces MPRGKINQPFTLLDTTVGVGERRTLDLEVSKLYTHTPLTIPIEVVNGVLKGPVLLVCAAIHGDELNGVEIVRQLLSKIDPRTLQGTLIAVPVVNVFGFIHKSRYLPDRRDLNRCFPGSVRGSLGARMAEIFYRQVVGKCTHIIDLHTGAIHRSNLPQIRADLSNQDAAEMAKAFGTPVVIDASLRNGSLRSEAASMGIPVVTYEAGEALRFDPIAIGAGLLGVENVMRKLKMMKGRGKKGKADPVIAAATSWVRADTDGIVRAQVSLGERVAKGQILAFIDNPLGSNEVQCVAPRSGIVIGQQTLPLVNEGDAVFHLAYFAHANSLVEQQLEDFIDEVSDFDELKSADFYGNS; this is translated from the coding sequence GTGCCGAGGGGTAAGATAAACCAACCCTTTACTCTTTTAGATACGACCGTAGGTGTTGGCGAAAGGCGGACGCTTGATTTGGAAGTATCTAAATTATACACCCACACACCGTTGACGATCCCGATAGAGGTTGTCAACGGAGTGCTCAAAGGGCCTGTGCTTTTGGTGTGTGCTGCCATCCATGGTGACGAATTGAATGGTGTCGAAATTGTACGCCAGTTACTCTCCAAAATAGATCCAAGAACCCTGCAAGGTACGCTTATTGCCGTACCGGTTGTGAACGTGTTTGGTTTCATCCATAAATCACGTTATCTGCCAGACAGACGAGATTTGAATCGGTGTTTTCCTGGATCCGTTCGAGGTTCTCTGGGCGCTCGCATGGCTGAAATTTTTTACCGCCAAGTCGTCGGGAAATGCACGCACATTATTGACCTGCATACCGGGGCAATCCATCGCTCAAACTTACCACAAATTCGCGCCGACTTAAGTAACCAAGATGCTGCTGAAATGGCGAAAGCATTCGGTACGCCGGTGGTCATCGATGCGTCGTTACGAAATGGTTCTTTGCGTAGCGAAGCGGCCAGCATGGGGATCCCAGTCGTGACTTACGAAGCCGGTGAAGCCTTGCGCTTTGACCCGATTGCCATTGGTGCCGGACTGTTGGGCGTTGAAAACGTCATGCGGAAGCTCAAGATGATGAAAGGGCGAGGCAAAAAAGGTAAAGCCGACCCGGTCATTGCTGCAGCAACGAGTTGGGTTCGTGCGGATACGGATGGTATTGTTCGAGCGCAAGTAAGCCTAGGTGAACGCGTTGCTAAGGGACAAATACTCGCCTTTATTGATAATCCGCTTGGCAGTAATGAAGTGCAATGTGTCGCACCGCGAAGTGGGATTGTGATTGGCCAACAAACGTTGCCTTTAGTGAATGAAGGTGACGCGGTCTTTCATCTGGCGTATTTTGCGCATGCAAACAGTCTCGTTGAGCAGCAACTTGAAGATTTTATCGATGAAGTCAGTGATTTTGATGAATTAAAGAGCGCTGATTTTTACGGTAACTCCTAA
- the fdx gene encoding ISC system 2Fe-2S type ferredoxin: MPQIIFLPHHELCPEGAAIEAKSGETVLDVALKNGIAIPHACEKSCACTTCHIVIREGFDSLEESDELEEDMLDKAWGLEPESRLGCQAVIADEDLVVEIPKYNLNIVNEDH, from the coding sequence ATGCCACAAATTATTTTCTTACCCCATCATGAGCTTTGCCCTGAAGGTGCGGCAATTGAAGCCAAAAGTGGCGAAACAGTACTTGATGTTGCATTGAAAAACGGCATTGCGATTCCTCATGCCTGTGAAAAATCGTGTGCCTGTACGACGTGTCACATTGTAATTCGTGAAGGCTTTGATTCGCTCGAAGAAAGTGATGAGTTAGAAGAAGACATGCTCGATAAAGCATGGGGATTGGAACCCGAGTCACGCCTCGGTTGCCAAGCGGTTATTGCAGACGAAGACTTAGTTGTCGAGATCCCGAAATACAATCTGAATATCGTGAACGAAGATCACTAA
- a CDS encoding Gfo/Idh/MocA family protein, whose translation MKHVNRRDFLKAAGVAAAAGVVAGCASSSNATATLTPRRQGESVIGLVVPKIPVVRVGFIGVGQRGFGHVKRMSHIDGAQIVALCDTHDEVLERSAAFLVERGLPKPTLYRGSDTAYQAMLNRDDIDIVIISTPWRWHAPMAIDTMNSGKHAFVEVPLALTVEEMWAIVDTAEKNQKNCMMMENVNYGRDELMVLNMVRQGVFGELLHGEAAYIHELRWQMKEIEHKTGSWRTAWHTRRNGNLYPTHGLGPVSQYMNINRGDRFDYLTSMSSPALGRAAYARREFAPEHERNRLNYIAGDMNTTLIKTVQGRSIMVQHDTTTPRPYSRHNLIQGTNGVFAGFPNRIALEEGGSQSFHEWDYEMESWYQRYDHPLWKKMGAEAERNGGHGGMDFLMFWRMIYCLRNGEALDQDVYDGAAWSVISPLSAQSVANRSDSVTIPDFTRGAWQTAKPLGIVDINV comes from the coding sequence ATGAAACACGTGAATCGTCGCGACTTTTTAAAAGCCGCAGGGGTCGCCGCGGCTGCGGGAGTCGTGGCTGGCTGCGCCAGTTCATCAAATGCCACTGCAACGTTGACACCTCGTCGTCAGGGAGAATCGGTGATTGGGCTAGTTGTTCCCAAAATTCCGGTTGTTCGTGTGGGGTTCATTGGGGTCGGACAGCGTGGATTCGGCCATGTTAAGCGTATGAGCCATATCGACGGGGCACAGATTGTGGCGTTATGTGATACGCACGATGAAGTCCTTGAGCGTTCCGCTGCGTTTTTGGTTGAACGAGGTCTTCCTAAGCCAACGTTATATCGAGGCAGTGACACGGCTTATCAAGCGATGCTTAATCGCGACGACATTGACATCGTCATCATTTCTACGCCGTGGCGTTGGCATGCGCCTATGGCCATTGATACGATGAACAGTGGCAAGCATGCCTTTGTTGAAGTGCCATTGGCTTTGACGGTTGAAGAAATGTGGGCCATTGTCGACACCGCAGAAAAAAACCAAAAGAACTGCATGATGATGGAGAACGTCAATTACGGTCGTGATGAGTTAATGGTCTTGAATATGGTTCGTCAAGGCGTCTTCGGTGAGCTTTTACATGGGGAAGCGGCCTATATTCACGAGTTGCGTTGGCAAATGAAGGAAATAGAGCACAAGACGGGCTCTTGGCGCACCGCGTGGCACACACGCCGAAACGGAAACTTATACCCCACACATGGTCTTGGCCCTGTTTCGCAATATATGAACATTAACCGTGGCGACCGTTTTGATTATCTGACGTCAATGAGCTCACCGGCTCTTGGCCGTGCCGCTTACGCGCGACGTGAATTCGCCCCCGAACACGAACGTAATCGCTTGAATTACATCGCGGGTGACATGAATACAACGCTCATTAAAACAGTGCAAGGCCGCAGTATCATGGTGCAGCATGATACCACTACGCCACGCCCATATTCGCGCCACAATTTAATCCAAGGTACGAATGGCGTATTCGCCGGATTCCCTAACCGCATTGCACTGGAAGAAGGGGGATCGCAATCGTTTCACGAATGGGATTACGAAATGGAAAGCTGGTATCAACGTTACGACCACCCGCTTTGGAAAAAAATGGGGGCGGAAGCGGAGCGCAATGGTGGGCATGGCGGTATGGATTTCTTAATGTTCTGGCGCATGATTTATTGTCTGCGTAATGGCGAAGCGTTGGATCAAGATGTCTACGATGGTGCTGCGTGGTCAGTGATTTCTCCATTGTCGGCGCAATCGGTCGCGAACCGCAGTGATTCCGTTACTATCCCCGATTTCACTCGAGGTGCGTGGCAAACGGCAAAGCCGCTTGGGATCGTAGATATCAACGTTTGA
- a CDS encoding zinc transporter ZntB codes for MREFKGLVHAVQLDGKGGCIAIPNLAEAMNMATKEQPLWVHMDFSDESSIDWLSKQNLFTTLELESFIADETRPRLSKAQKGDMLFVRGVNLNPDQSPEDMVAIRFFVRDNLLITCRRRLIRSVQDVLGALKQQQGPTSISALVDEILNRLTIRMQDVIYALDEQLDVIEEHVEAHAPPYDTTTLSQCRRQAISLKRHIRPQKEAIWQLGQAKVDWLEDKDRLKLAEIVNDLTRYIEELETSIERANVLHQSMTSQMSEQLNQRMYVMSVVAALFLPLGFLTGLLGVNIGGIPGTENPFAFILFVVFLVVLTFGIGVYFRWRKWL; via the coding sequence ATGAGAGAATTCAAAGGACTCGTACACGCCGTACAACTTGACGGGAAAGGTGGGTGTATTGCGATTCCAAATTTGGCTGAAGCCATGAACATGGCGACAAAAGAACAACCGCTTTGGGTCCATATGGACTTTAGTGATGAAAGTTCAATTGATTGGTTAAGTAAACAAAATTTATTCACCACCCTTGAACTTGAGTCCTTCATTGCGGATGAAACACGTCCACGACTCAGTAAAGCACAAAAAGGCGATATGTTGTTCGTGCGGGGCGTAAACCTTAATCCAGACCAAAGTCCAGAAGACATGGTCGCCATTCGCTTTTTCGTCAGGGACAATTTATTGATCACCTGTCGAAGACGTTTAATTCGTTCAGTGCAAGATGTACTTGGTGCACTTAAGCAGCAACAGGGCCCTACTTCTATTTCAGCGTTAGTCGATGAAATACTCAATCGCCTCACTATTCGAATGCAAGATGTCATCTACGCATTGGACGAACAGCTTGACGTTATCGAAGAACATGTTGAAGCGCATGCCCCACCGTATGACACAACAACACTGTCTCAATGTCGTCGCCAAGCAATTAGCCTAAAAAGACACATTCGCCCGCAAAAAGAGGCAATTTGGCAACTAGGTCAAGCAAAAGTCGACTGGCTCGAGGACAAAGATCGCTTAAAACTGGCCGAAATTGTCAATGATTTAACCCGTTATATTGAAGAGCTTGAAACCAGTATTGAACGCGCAAACGTACTGCATCAGAGCATGACCAGCCAAATGTCGGAACAACTTAACCAGCGTATGTACGTGATGTCGGTCGTCGCGGCACTCTTTTTGCCGTTAGGCTTTTTAACTGGATTACTTGGTGTGAATATCGGCGGGATCCCAGGCACTGAAAACCCATTCGCGTTTATACTGTTTGTTGTCTTTTTGGTGGTATTAACGTTTGGAATTGGCGTGTATTTTCGCTGGCGAAAATGGCTTTAA